The following coding sequences are from one Azospirillum humicireducens window:
- a CDS encoding ABC transporter ATP-binding protein → MTVLLSVEELTVVSNGAILQPIGLTLRAGRPLTILGQTGSGKSLLAQAIMGVLPDGLSAAGRVLLDGRDLLALPMAERRALWGRTIGLLPQEPWLALDPTMRAGAQVAETHRLVAGRTAADADAAAWADLAHLGLAEAFGKLPGELSGGMAQRVAFAAARAGRARIVIADEPTKGLDADRRDDAVALLLREVEEGGGLLTITHDVAVARQLGGDVIVMREGEVVEQGPAEEVLRAPRSAYARDLLAAEPSSWPKLPHQPAGDLVLRAEGLAKARGGKALFDGLDLEIRAGEIVGVGGPSGCGKSTLGGLLLGLVAPDRGSVWRKPGIGRHRFQKLYQDPPAAFPPHASLRQALTDLIRLHRLDWSQVERLMDRLRLSPTLLDRRPREVSGGELQRLALLRVLLLDPVFLFADEPTSRLDLVTQQETVALLTGIARDRGCAVLLVSHDAGLLDRTADRRIALA, encoded by the coding sequence ATGACCGTTCTGCTGAGCGTCGAGGAGCTTACAGTCGTCTCGAACGGCGCCATCCTGCAGCCGATCGGCCTGACGCTGCGGGCCGGGCGCCCGCTGACCATCCTGGGACAGACGGGATCGGGCAAGAGCCTGTTGGCCCAGGCCATCATGGGCGTGCTGCCGGACGGGCTGAGCGCCGCCGGCCGCGTCCTGCTGGACGGCCGCGACCTGCTGGCCCTGCCGATGGCCGAGCGCCGGGCGCTGTGGGGCCGGACCATCGGCCTGCTGCCGCAGGAACCCTGGCTGGCGCTGGATCCGACCATGCGGGCCGGCGCCCAGGTGGCGGAGACGCACCGCCTCGTCGCCGGCCGGACGGCGGCGGATGCCGACGCGGCGGCATGGGCGGATCTGGCGCATCTCGGGCTGGCCGAGGCCTTCGGCAAGCTGCCCGGCGAGCTGTCGGGCGGCATGGCCCAGCGCGTCGCCTTCGCCGCCGCCCGCGCCGGCCGGGCCCGCATCGTCATCGCCGACGAGCCGACCAAGGGGCTGGACGCCGACCGCCGCGACGACGCGGTCGCCCTCCTTCTCCGCGAGGTCGAGGAGGGCGGTGGCCTGCTGACCATCACCCACGATGTTGCGGTCGCCCGCCAGCTGGGCGGCGACGTGATTGTGATGCGCGAGGGCGAGGTGGTGGAACAGGGTCCGGCCGAGGAGGTGCTGCGGGCGCCGCGCAGCGCCTATGCCCGCGACCTGCTGGCGGCGGAGCCTTCCTCCTGGCCGAAGCTGCCGCACCAGCCGGCAGGCGATCTGGTGCTGCGGGCGGAGGGGCTGGCCAAGGCGCGCGGCGGGAAAGCGCTGTTCGACGGGCTCGACCTGGAGATCCGGGCCGGCGAGATCGTCGGCGTCGGCGGACCCAGCGGCTGCGGCAAGAGCACGCTGGGCGGCCTGCTGCTCGGCCTCGTCGCGCCGGACCGCGGATCGGTGTGGCGCAAGCCGGGGATCGGGCGGCACCGCTTCCAGAAGCTCTACCAGGACCCGCCAGCGGCCTTCCCGCCCCATGCCAGCCTGCGGCAGGCGCTGACCGATCTGATCCGGCTGCACCGGCTGGACTGGAGCCAAGTGGAGCGGCTGATGGACCGGCTGCGGCTATCCCCCACCCTGCTCGACCGCCGCCCGCGCGAGGTGTCCGGCGGCGAGCTGCAGCGGCTTGCCCTGTTGCGGGTACTGCTGCTCGACCCGGTGTTCCTGTTCGCCGACGAGCCGACCTCCCGCCTCGACCTCGTCACCCAGCAGGAGACGGTGGCGCTGCTGACCGGCATCGCGCGCGACCGCGGCTGCGCCGTCCTGCTGGTCAGCCATGACGCCGGGCTTCTCGACCGGACGGCCGACCGGCGGATCGCGCTGGCCTGA